From Camelina sativa cultivar DH55 chromosome 7, Cs, whole genome shotgun sequence, one genomic window encodes:
- the LOC104704684 gene encoding glycerophosphodiester phosphodiesterase GDPDL1-like, translating to MWCSSDTRLGYPKMLLLRSSTILLCGVVLIQLFAPRIDAQRSRSRWQTLSGEAPRVIARGGFSGLLPDSSLDAYNLAIQKSVADVVLWCDVQLTKYGVGICFPDLNLANASTVQYAYPKGQKSYPVNGVTTQGWFTIDSTMRDLQNVALIRGILSRSDRFDGNGYTILMIQNVAEQIKPQGGFWLNVQHDAFYEEHNLSMSSFLLSASKTVSMDFISSPEVNFFKKIAGRFKRNGPSFVFQFLGKEDVEPTTNQTYGSILSNLTFVKTFASGILVPKSYILPLDDKQYLIPHTSLVQDAHKEGLKVYVSGFANDADIAHNYSFDPVSEYLSFVDNGDFSVDGMLSDFPLTASASIDCFAHIGRNATKQVDFLVISKNGASGDYPGCTNLAYEKAIKDGADVIDCSVQMSSNGTPFCLSSIDLGDSTMVAQTPFRNRLTTVSEISSDGGIYTFSLTWPEIQNLTPAISNPYRSNSMLRNPNESNSVNLISLCQFLDLAKNSTSLSGVLIIVENVVYLREKQGLDVIRAVLDTLTETGYNNITTTKVMIQSTNSSVLLEFKKQSKYETVYRIEETISDILDSAIQDIKKFANAVVIGKSSVFPATKRFVTGQTAVVERLQKSQLQVYVELFQNEFVSQKLDWFYDATVELNTYTYGAGINGTITEFPFTAAKYKRNRCLGRKVIPPYMSAIQPGNLLNILVSSPAFPPAQAPNLVFTNADVSEAPLPPVAKALTSSTNAGAPSGQTRLPISIFLSDLISSLFYNIFSPRVFFLG from the exons ATGTGGTGTAGCTCTGATACCCGGCTAGGTTATCCAAAAATGCTACTGTTACGATCTTCAACGATTTTGTTATGTGGTGTAGTTCTGATTCAGCTGTTCGCTCCTCGAATCGATGCTCAAAGATCAAGAAGTCGATGGCAGACACTCAGTG GTGAAGCTCCACGTGTGATTGCTCGTGGTGGGTTTTCTGGATTGTTACCAGATTCGAGTCTTGATGCTTACAATCTTGCAATCCAGAAAAGTGTAGCCGATGTTGTTCTATGGTGTGATGTTCAGCTAACCAAATATGGAGTTGGGATTTGCTTCCCCGATTTAAACCTGGCCAATGCTTCAACTGTTCAATATGCTTACCCAAAGGGTCAAAAATCTTACCCAGTTAATGGAGTCACTACTCAGGGTTGGTTCACCATTGATTCCACCATGAGAGATCTCCAGAATGTAGCCT TGATTCGAGGAATATTATCCCGATCAGATAGATTCGATGGAAATGGATATACGATTCTCATGATTCAAAATGTAGCCGAGCAGATTAAGCCACAAGGAGGTTTTTGGTTAAATGTTCAACACGATGCGTTCTATGAGGAACACAATTTAAGCATGAGCAGTTTTCTATTATCAGCTTCAAAAACTGTTTCCATGGACTTCATCTCTTCCCCTGAAGTGAATTTCTTTAAGAAAATTGCTGGCCGTTTCAAGCGTAATGGACCGAGTTTCGTGTTTCAGTTTCTCGGGAAAGAAGATGTCGAGCcgacaacaaaccaaacataCGGTTCTATCTTGAGTAACCTAACTTTTGTCAAGACGTTTGCTTCAGGGATTCTTGTTCCCAAGTCATATATATTGCCACTTGATGACAAGCAGTACTTGATTCCTCATACATCATTAGTTCAAGATGCTCACAAAGAAGGATTGAAAGTATATGTGTCAGGTTTCGCAAATGATGCTGATATTGCTCATAACTACAGTTTCGATCCAGTGTCTGAGTATCTAT CTTTTGTGGACAATGGCGATTTCTCTGTCGATGGCATGCTCTCTGATTTTCCCTTAACTGCATCTGCTTCCATCG ACTGCTTCGCCCACATTGGCAGAAACGCTACAAAACAAG TGGATTTTCTTGTAATATCAAAAAATGGTGCGAGTGGGGACTATCCTGGATGTACGAACTTGGCATATGAGAAGGCAATCAAAGATGGTGCTGATGTTATTGATTGCTCTGTCCAAATGTCCAGCAACGGTACACCCTTTTGCTTAAGTTCTATCGATCTCGGGGATAGCACAATGGTCGCACAAACTCCTTTCAGAAACCGTCTTACAACTGTTTCTGAAATTAGCTCAGATGGTGGAATATACACTTTTAGTCTAACATGGCCTGAGATCCAAAATTTGACTC CTGCTATTTCAAACCCTTACAGGTCAAACAGTATGTTAAGGAATCCGAATGAGTCAAATTCTGTAAATCTTATTTCGCTTTGTCAATTCCTAGACTTGGCAAAGAACTCCACATCTCTCTCCGGTGTTTTGATCATTGTTGAG AATGTAGTGTACCTGAGAGAGAAGCAAGGGCTCGACGTTATTAGAGCGGTTCTGGACACACTCACAGAAACTGGTTACAACAACATAACCACAACAAAGGTCATGATTCAGTCTACGAACAGCTCGGTTCTACTTGAATtcaaaaaacagagcaagtaCGAGACTGTCTACAGAATTGAAGAAACCATTAGTGATATTCTTGACTCGGCTATACAAGACATAAAGAAATTTGCTAACGCTGTTGTCATCGGAAAATCATCAGTCTTTCCCGCCACTAAAAGGTTTGTCACTGGGCAAACCGCGGTTGTTGAGAGGCTGCAGAAGTCTCAGCTTCAGGTTTATGTGGAACTATTTCAGAATGAGTTTGTCTCTCAAAAACTCGACTGGTTCTACGATGCAACTGTTGAGTTAAACACATATACCTATGGAGCTGGTATCAATGGAACCATTACAGAGTTCCCTTTCACAGCTGCAAAATACAAAA GGAATCGATGTTTGGGCAGAAAAGTAATACCACCTTACATGTCAGCTATTCAACCCGGTAACCTCTTAAATATTCTTGTGAGTTCTCCGGCCTTCCCTCCAGCCCAAGCTCCAAACCTTGTTTTCACAAATGCTGATGTCAGTGAGGCACCACTACCTCCGGTAGCAAAAGCCTTAACCTCATCAACCAATGCAGGAGCACCTAGCGGACAAACCCGACTccctatttctatttttctctctgATCTCATCTCCTCTCTGTTTTATAATATCTTTAGCCCTCGCGTATTTTTCCTTGGGTAA
- the LOC104704685 gene encoding LEAF RUST 10 DISEASE-RESISTANCE LOCUS RECEPTOR-LIKE PROTEIN KINASE-like 2.7, which translates to MNVISKSGKIEPNFVSQGSFTVNVPTSFFPKVEKLNLTFLESVLRKGFEVKVKNNEILCEECSSSPALYRRCAEPFSCGDQGGLLFPFWIHGREDCGHPDFKLHCSSRLAELNVSSGTFRILDANYDSRIVRLARSDFKDIMCPTNPLHVPFDKSVVLPFAPDTMMLTIYYHCADLSSSIDGTSANVGSLVCGNYDEDSNNYYEMRNITDVNSGRVSTNLKESCNSYVSIPVPGSALYTLRPENLTKTLEQGFELELNQDCSVCLESKGACGYNETSRSFVCYCNDGTFGNNCSSKKKSHGTLVKAIPIFGGSVAGVVLFLVFLTLLPCLIRKRETRLRQQKLKALIPLEHYTYAQVKRITKSFAEVVGTGGFGIVYRGTLSDGRMVAVKVLKDSKGNGEDFINEVSSMSQTSHVNIVSLLGFCSEGSKRAIIYEFLGNGSLDKFISNKKSVNMDWEALYRIALGVARGLEYLHHGCKTRIVHFDIKPQNVLLDDNFCPKVSDFGLAKLCEKKESILSLLDTRGTVGYIAPEMISRVYGNVSHKSDVYSYGMLVLEMIGARNKEKSNQASSSNTSSMYFPEWIYRDLELVKDIEDGINNEEDEVAKKMTLVGLWCIQPSPLDRPPMNRVVEMMEGSLDALEVPPRPVFQIPTVGFQDSSTFSEDTSVYTQE; encoded by the exons atgaatgtg ATCTCTAAAAGTGGAAAAATTGAACCTAACTTTGTAAGCCAAGGAAGTTTCACAGTTAACGTTCCTACAAGTTtctttccaaaagtggaaaaaTTGAACCTAACTTTCTTGGAAAGTGTTCTAAGAAAAGGATTTGAGGTGAAAGTGAAGAATAATGAGATTCTGTGTGAAGAATGTTCATCCTCTC CTGCACTTTATAGACGCTGTGCGGAACCTTTTAGTTGTGGCGATCAGGGCGGTCTCTTGTTCCCTTTCTGGATACATGGTAGAGAAGACTGTGGCCACCCAGACTTTAAGCTCCACTGTAGCAGCAGATTGGCAGAGCTTAACGTCTCCTCAGGGACGTTCAGAATCTTAGATGCAAACTATGACTCTCGTATCGTAAGACTTGCCAGATCGGATTTTAAGGACATTATGTGTCCCACAAACCCACTACATGTGCCTTTCGATAAAAGCGTCGTCCTTCCATTTGCTCCTGACACCATGATGCTAACAATTTATTACCACTGCGCAGACTTATCATCTAGTATTGATGGTACTTCCGCTAACGTTGGAAGTCTTGTGTGTGGGAATTATGACGAAGATTCAAACAACTACTATGAGATGAGAAATATAACTGATGTTAATAGTGGCCGTGTGTCTACGAACTTGAAGGAATCTTGCAATTCATACGTCAGTATACCTGTGCCTGGATCGGCGTTGTACACGCTGCGTCCAGAGAATTTAACGAAGACTCTTGAACAGGGTTTCGAGCTTGAACTTAATCAAGACTGTTCAGTGTGTTTAGAGTCTAAGGGTGCTTGTGGATACAATGAGACTTCAAGATCATTCGTCTGCTATTGTAACGATGGAACCTTCGGCAATAATTGTAGCTCTAAAAAGAAAAGTCACG GGACTTTGGTCAAAGCAATTCCCATAT ttggGGGTTCAGTAGCAGGAGTTGTTTTGTTCCTGGTCTTCTTAACGTTGCTTCCCTGTTTGATCCGGAAGAGAGAAACACGGCTGAGACAACAGAAGCTGAAGGCTCTTATTCCACTCGAACACTATACTTACGCACAAGTGAAGAGAATTACAAAATCATTCGCGGAAGTGGTTGGGACAGGTGGATTTGGAATTGTTTATCGAGGAACACTTAGTGACGGCCGTATGGTTGCGGTCAAGGTCTTGAAAGACTCAAAGGGAAACGGTGAAGACTTCATCAATGAAGTTTCTAGCATGAGCCAAACATCTCATGTTAACATTGTCTCCTTGCTTGGTTTCTGCTCCGAAGGTTCTAAAAGAGCAATTATATATGAGTTTTTGGGAAATGGGTCCCTTGATAAGTTCATCTCAAACAAGAAATCGGTCAATATGGATTGGGAGGCACTATATAGAATTGCGCTCGGAGTTGCTCGTGGTCTAGAGTACTTGCACCATGGATGCAAAACAAGGATTGTACATTTCGACATTAAACCACAAAATGTACTCTTAGATGACAACTTCTGTCCCAAAGTTTCGGACTTTGGCCTCGCGAAGCTATgtgagaagaaagagagcaTCCTATCTTTGCTAGACACAAGAGGTACAGTAGGGTACATTGCGCCAGAGATGATCTCAAGAGTTTATGGGAATGTGTCGCACAAGTCAGATGTGTATAGCTATGGAATGTTGGTTCTTGAGATGATTGGTGCaaggaacaaagaaaaatctaatCAAGCCTCTTCTTCTAACACAAGTTCGATGTACTTTCCTGAATGGATCTATAGGGATCTTGAATTAGTAAA GGATATTGAGGATGGAATCAACAACGAGGAAGACGAGGTAGCAAAAAAGATGACATTGGTGGGCTTGTGGTGTATTCAGCCTTCTCCACTAGATCGCCCACCGATGAACAGAGTTGTAGAGATGATGGAAGGAAGCTTGGATGCTCTCGAAGTCCCTCCTAGGCCTGTTTTCCAAATTCCCACAGTGGGTTTCCAAGATTCTTCCACATTTTCAGAGGACACCTCTGTTTACACTCAAGAATGA